tgttgttgtttttttttttttttttttccgaatttgattcaaattatataGTACTTGGAATTGTCTCTGATACCATGAATAACTAACCCAGTGGTTCAATATGGATCTCtgtttatacttatttttagaCCAGAACAATGTATTTTGAGTTCTCAACAGAAATCTCAACCAACCTTGGTTACAGAGACAAGCTAGATTTTCCGTAACTTCCTTGCCAAAATTTGCCCTCCAATTGAATCTTCAGAAAGCTTTAAGTTTGCTTCAACTGGACAGTCCAAGGGTTACACGAGAAAATCATTCAGGCGCTACACAGATGACCTGCTTGCCAACATTTTTCCCAGAAAATAGCCCAACAAAGGCAGCTGGAGCACTCTCCAAGCCCTGGTTCATGTCTTCAATATAAACAATCTTCCCTTGCTTGTAGTAACTGGAGACATCTTCCACGAAACGTGGGAATAGGTGCAAGTAATCACTCTGCAGGAAACCCTTCATGGTGATGCGCTTTGTTATGAGAGCGTACATGTTGTGAATTCCTTGGGGATTGGAAAGGCTAGTCTGAGACACCATCCCACAAATGGCAATCCTCCCATGGATTCTCATGTTGAGAAGCGCTGCATCTAGCATATCACCTCCCACATTATCAAAGAAGATGTCGATTCCCTTTGGAAAGTACCTGCAGAACCAACCATGTTAGTGCAATCAGTCTGACACAAAGATTGGAAAGCAATACTAATATTGATGTAGATACAGATAGACTAGTCAAAGGCATCCATTGCAACTAAATAAAATGTTAGTTCTCCTTAATAACATAGGCTATGATAAATCTGACGCAGAGAGTCCTACTTGAAGTGGATAATATTCTTCAATGAACCTGAGATTGCAGACCCATGAGCCAGTCTGAATTTCCAAAGTCAAGTGTGCCAAAAAGGTTTAGTTATAATACTGGTTAACCGTTTCTGAAACTTGAATGGACAAATGAACTAAGAGATTTAGCTTCTTGTTCTATAATATCCACATTTGCCCTTTCCAATGGAGTACTCAAAAGCCCCAGTAAAGTAAGAACCTTCAATTTCATTCTAAACTAGGAATCTTGCCTCAAACTCAAGTACATAACAGACATCCTCTGCACATGGATATCCACAAGAGGTTTTTTAGACTTACAGGCAGCTTCTGagacaaataaaatcaatagaaCCCTATGATTGATCCTTCAGCGAAAAACAGCCCACTGAAGCATTGATTGGAAAATAGGATGTTCAGTAGCAACCATTTGGGAATTCACACCTGCTTATTTTGAGAATCTTAGTTTTTCATTGAAGCAGCATGCCATACAATTATCATCCTCAAAGCTCATTACTGACCTTTTCAAAGCTGCATCCAGATTTGGCtcttctttgtaattaaaagcTTCATCGAATCCAAGCTTATTCTTCAGAAGGTCAACCTAGTCAAGTTTATTTCCCTTTTATCAGTACTGATACTAACAATAAATCCATTAAGTACTCTTCACATGGTAATAATTAACCATTtcatctcaaataaaatatgttagtgttgtttctaaagaaaaagatgatttgTAAAATCTAGTAGGAAGAAACTCACTTTTTGGCTTGACCCAGCACTTCCAACTACATAGCAGCCATGTAATTTAGCAAGTTGGCCAACAAGCTGACCAACAGCTCCAGAAGCTGCAGAGACCAAAACTGTTTCCCCTTTTTGGGGGGAACAAACCTCATAAAATCCAGCATAAGCAGTAAAACCAGGCATACCTGCAAGAATAATAATTCTACTTCAGCAAGTATTTCAGAAAACCAAAGAATGGATTATTGAAACACTACATCTATAACCATAACACACTGAATTTGTTGTTGGATCAAGAGGAACACAAAGTTACATGCTAAACATACATTTACTTGGGTAAGAAATAGAAGTAGTTGTTGAATGCATCGTAAAACAAGCTAATAAATTGTTATTTAGGCCAATATACTAGTtggttcaaagtcaattttTGTGTCATTTCTCCAAGACGTTGATAGAAAACAAT
Above is a genomic segment from Vitis riparia cultivar Riparia Gloire de Montpellier isolate 1030 chromosome 7, EGFV_Vit.rip_1.0, whole genome shotgun sequence containing:
- the LOC117917270 gene encoding 2-alkenal reductase (NADP(+)-dependent), whose product is MEQTEVGNKQIILKNYTDQIPKETDLELRHANKIKLKVPKGSGAFLVKNLYLSCDPYMRGRMRDFHDSYLPPFTPGSVIEGFGVSRVVDSDNPNFKPGDLIAGVTGWEEYSLIYRAQQLRKIQHQDDIPLSFHVGLLGMPGFTAYAGFYEVCSPQKGETVLVSAASGAVGQLVGQLAKLHGCYVVGSAGSSQKVDLLKNKLGFDEAFNYKEEPNLDAALKRYFPKGIDIFFDNVGGDMLDAALLNMRIHGRIAICGMVSQTSLSNPQGIHNMYALITKRITMKGFLQSDYLHLFPRFVEDVSSYYKQGKIVYIEDMNQGLESAPAAFVGLFSGKNVGKQVICVAPE